The proteins below are encoded in one region of Candidatus Binataceae bacterium:
- a CDS encoding UvrD-helicase domain-containing protein: MKTSYFPPAPLRELALDRHAVIEASAGTGKTYTMAHLAIALILAGTPVEEILAVTFTNRATAELRGRIRGLLEQLYRGGSPFAASPEDCPVALDEIAARRLRLALFNFDRAPVMTIHAFCQRVLSDFSLECDVGLNWEVGDGRLAFHRALRTAMRTELGAGRARALMENWLALPGQPGQTRVDKLENLLFAAYRLRYSNQPGPAAGAAASLEREMVEALLPAVMVRLEADKRRLGQIDYEDLLRQLWKGLEGPGGARLTEALRKRYRYALVDEFQDTDDLQWSILQRIFVNSRTGNVLMVVGDPKQAIYAFRGADVHTYLRARPLILGQDQPLKLTTNYRSTPDLVAAFNLIFDAQAKPPLLSGAIGYEPAQAALPPIVLVEEGKAAPAPVIVMQVVGERVPVSQARAALGRAIATTLRESIQAGRLQLVERNQTQPRAIRLADVFILTRTWKEADEVAGHLREAGVPYVFYKQDKLFETDEARALLDVLRAIQAPEQRSRRLRAWGSPFFGLEFDHLAALGEVPPGDPLYQRLYDWRALAQREQWAELFVSLTHRSGLVGRALFEPDSARVLSNYRQLSEILLNAVLRERLSLPELVGRLADYVCGRAVPPGENADAQRVANDSDAVQIMTVHMSKGLEAAAVFLFGGLSANRSAPEIVTYHENDERRVAIRQELPKGARPWAEEEEQEERRMLYVALTRARARLYLPLLPGKTLKQGVTGFYKPLNQRLEDIVTSVYSGRDQPHESRRLLAVERISADNGWTAEDSAQRQARMVATWIPPPQLLYASDGPPPAYYEHLRRAHGGLAMRSYSQMAGMQVKAWNNVEVEDLKLATSAPDDDSLMGGRMVGIMLHEILQRADFALVRESASAGAWLAHTAVRSLFEDAMERWGVRDPRWLEQGAEMVFHALATRLELPGARMLPPLCELRARREMEFVFPIPEPEHALLGNPHGSGWRVERGYFKGFVDLIFEHEGQVYFADWKSDHLASYEPAALAAHVNRHYSLQAMIYTVGVLRWLGVREKRTYEQRFGGLLYLFLRARSYDQGQGLFFYRPSWNEVCAYETELQRAG; this comes from the coding sequence GTGAAGACCAGCTACTTCCCACCTGCACCGCTACGAGAGCTGGCACTGGATCGGCACGCCGTAATCGAAGCCAGCGCCGGTACTGGAAAGACCTACACCATGGCCCATCTGGCGATCGCGCTGATCCTGGCCGGTACCCCGGTGGAGGAGATCCTGGCCGTCACTTTCACCAACCGCGCGACGGCAGAGCTGCGTGGGCGTATCCGCGGCTTGCTGGAGCAACTTTACCGCGGAGGATCTCCCTTCGCGGCGTCGCCCGAGGACTGCCCGGTCGCATTGGATGAGATCGCGGCCCGCCGCCTGCGGCTGGCGTTGTTCAATTTCGATCGCGCCCCCGTCATGACCATCCACGCCTTCTGCCAGCGAGTGTTGAGTGATTTCTCCTTGGAGTGCGATGTAGGTCTGAATTGGGAGGTCGGCGACGGCCGTCTGGCCTTCCACCGCGCGCTGCGGACGGCGATGCGAACGGAATTGGGTGCCGGGCGGGCACGCGCTCTGATGGAAAATTGGCTGGCGTTACCCGGCCAGCCGGGGCAAACCCGCGTTGACAAGCTGGAAAATCTGCTGTTCGCGGCCTATCGCTTGCGTTATTCGAACCAACCTGGACCAGCGGCGGGAGCCGCGGCCAGCCTGGAGCGCGAGATGGTCGAGGCTTTGCTGCCCGCCGTCATGGTCAGGCTGGAAGCGGACAAGCGCCGCCTGGGGCAGATTGATTACGAGGATTTGCTGCGCCAACTCTGGAAAGGGCTGGAGGGACCTGGCGGGGCGCGCCTGACCGAAGCCCTGCGAAAGCGTTATCGCTATGCGCTGGTAGATGAGTTTCAGGACACCGATGATCTCCAATGGAGCATCCTGCAGCGCATCTTCGTTAACTCGCGGACGGGCAACGTCCTGATGGTGGTGGGCGATCCCAAGCAGGCGATCTACGCTTTTCGCGGCGCCGATGTCCACACCTATCTACGCGCCCGCCCCTTGATCCTGGGCCAGGACCAACCGCTCAAGCTGACGACCAATTATCGCTCCACACCGGATCTGGTCGCAGCCTTCAATCTCATCTTCGATGCGCAAGCCAAGCCTCCGCTGTTGTCCGGAGCGATCGGCTACGAACCAGCGCAAGCCGCGCTGCCGCCGATTGTTCTGGTCGAAGAGGGCAAGGCCGCTCCGGCCCCGGTAATTGTCATGCAGGTGGTGGGCGAACGTGTCCCTGTCTCCCAGGCTCGCGCTGCGCTGGGGCGCGCCATCGCGACCACTCTGCGCGAGAGCATCCAGGCCGGTCGCCTGCAACTAGTCGAACGCAATCAAACCCAGCCGCGGGCGATACGTCTGGCCGACGTTTTTATTCTGACTCGAACCTGGAAGGAAGCTGACGAGGTCGCCGGCCACTTGCGCGAGGCTGGGGTCCCCTACGTTTTCTACAAGCAGGACAAGCTATTCGAAACCGATGAAGCGCGCGCCCTGCTCGATGTCTTGCGCGCGATCCAGGCCCCCGAGCAGCGCTCACGCCGCCTGCGCGCCTGGGGCTCTCCCTTTTTCGGCCTCGAATTCGATCATCTGGCGGCGCTGGGCGAGGTCCCACCGGGCGACCCACTTTATCAACGCCTGTATGACTGGCGCGCATTGGCGCAGCGCGAGCAGTGGGCCGAATTGTTCGTCAGCCTGACCCATCGCAGCGGCTTGGTTGGGCGCGCGCTGTTCGAACCGGATTCGGCACGCGTGCTGAGCAACTATCGACAGCTAAGCGAGATCCTACTCAACGCGGTTCTCCGCGAGCGGCTGTCGCTGCCGGAGTTGGTCGGCCGCCTGGCCGACTACGTGTGCGGGCGCGCGGTGCCGCCGGGCGAAAACGCCGACGCGCAGCGCGTCGCGAACGACAGCGACGCGGTCCAGATAATGACTGTTCACATGAGCAAGGGACTGGAGGCAGCAGCGGTATTTCTGTTCGGCGGATTGAGCGCCAATCGCAGTGCCCCCGAGATCGTGACCTATCATGAGAACGACGAGCGCCGAGTCGCTATCAGGCAGGAACTGCCGAAGGGAGCAAGGCCGTGGGCCGAGGAAGAGGAACAGGAAGAGCGCCGAATGCTCTATGTGGCCCTTACCCGCGCCCGCGCGCGATTATATCTGCCGCTGCTGCCAGGCAAGACGCTTAAGCAGGGGGTTACGGGCTTTTACAAGCCGCTCAACCAGCGGCTGGAAGATATCGTGACGTCGGTTTACTCCGGCCGCGACCAGCCTCACGAAAGCCGACGGCTGCTCGCCGTGGAACGAATCAGCGCGGACAACGGCTGGACCGCCGAGGACAGCGCACAGAGGCAGGCCCGGATGGTCGCGACCTGGATACCTCCACCTCAACTCCTGTACGCCTCCGACGGCCCACCTCCCGCCTATTATGAGCATCTGCGCCGCGCCCACGGCGGACTCGCGATGCGCTCTTACAGCCAGATGGCGGGAATGCAAGTGAAGGCCTGGAATAATGTGGAGGTCGAGGATCTGAAGCTGGCGACATCGGCTCCCGATGACGACAGTCTGATGGGCGGGCGAATGGTCGGAATCATGCTCCACGAGATTCTGCAGCGTGCGGATTTTGCCCTGGTGCGCGAGAGCGCCTCGGCTGGCGCTTGGCTGGCCCATACCGCAGTCAGAAGTTTGTTCGAGGATGCGATGGAGCGGTGGGGAGTACGCGATCCACGCTGGCTGGAGCAGGGGGCGGAGATGGTTTTTCACGCGCTTGCCACCCGCCTCGAACTACCGGGAGCACGCATGCTGCCACCACTGTGCGAATTGCGCGCGCGCCGCGAGATGGAGTTTGTCTTTCCCATCCCCGAACCTGAGCATGCCTTGTTGGGCAATCCGCACGGCTCGGGCTGGCGTGTCGAGCGGGGCTACTTCAAGGGCTTTGTCGATCTGATCTTCGAGCATGAGGGGCAGGTCTATTTCGCCGACTGGAAGAGCGATCATCTGGCAAGCTACGAGCCCGCCGCGCTGGCCGCCCACGTCAACCGCCATTACAGCCTGCAGGCCATGATCTATACCGTGGGCGTGTTGCGCTGGCTGGGAGTGCGCGAAAAGCGCACCTACGAACAGCGCTTCGGCGGCCTACTCTACCTGTTTTTGCGCGCCCGCAGCTACGATCAAGGTCAGGGTCTGTTTTTTTATCGCCCTAGCTGGAACGAGGTCTGCGCCTACGAAACCGAGTTGCAACGCGCGGGGTAA
- a CDS encoding class I SAM-dependent methyltransferase — protein MPSQAPVVDLKKAKDAAEQVMGDVSGMALGALCFIGDRLGLFKVLADDGELTVEQLAARCEINPRYAREWLGAMVAAGYAQYRPADHTYWLTPEYATVLADENSPLFVGAYFALVQGAASVAPRVAEAFKNGGGVAQTEYPPWFYEAVERNSRVRYRHKLLSKWLAAVPGAMAALQAGGLAADVGCGGGHAAIMIARGFPKARVIGYDVHAPSLERARQNAAAAGVNDRASFELDDGSHLPAATFDLITTFDVVHDSVDPLGLMRAIRQALKPAGSYLMQEIKLSGEPQDNIGRLGKIGYSMSTLYCMTTSLAHDGAGIGVAMGEVKARELATAAGFSAFIHLPVEDDFAVLYELRP, from the coding sequence ATGCCATCCCAGGCCCCGGTCGTAGATCTAAAGAAAGCCAAAGACGCAGCCGAACAGGTGATGGGTGACGTCAGCGGCATGGCGCTGGGGGCGCTGTGCTTTATCGGCGATCGGCTGGGCTTGTTCAAGGTCCTGGCTGACGACGGCGAGCTGACGGTGGAGCAACTGGCGGCGCGCTGCGAAATCAACCCGCGCTACGCTCGCGAATGGCTGGGCGCGATGGTCGCCGCTGGCTATGCGCAATACCGGCCCGCCGACCACACCTACTGGCTGACCCCCGAATACGCCACGGTGTTGGCCGACGAGAATTCGCCATTATTCGTAGGTGCCTATTTTGCCCTGGTGCAGGGCGCGGCCAGTGTCGCGCCCAGGGTCGCCGAAGCCTTCAAGAACGGGGGCGGAGTGGCCCAAACGGAATATCCGCCCTGGTTTTACGAAGCGGTCGAACGCAACTCGCGCGTGCGCTACCGCCATAAGCTCTTGAGCAAGTGGCTGGCCGCAGTGCCGGGCGCAATGGCTGCGCTGCAAGCCGGCGGGCTGGCCGCCGATGTGGGCTGCGGCGGGGGCCATGCCGCGATCATGATTGCGCGGGGCTTTCCCAAAGCCCGCGTGATCGGTTACGACGTTCATGCCCCCTCGCTGGAACGGGCTCGTCAAAACGCCGCTGCGGCAGGCGTGAACGATCGTGCCAGCTTCGAGCTCGACGATGGCAGCCATCTGCCCGCGGCGACCTTCGACTTGATAACCACCTTCGACGTGGTCCACGATTCGGTTGACCCGCTGGGGCTGATGCGGGCTATCCGCCAGGCCCTCAAGCCCGCGGGCAGCTACCTGATGCAGGAAATCAAGCTCTCCGGCGAGCCGCAAGATAATATCGGTCGCCTGGGTAAGATCGGCTATTCGATGAGTACATTGTACTGTATGACGACCTCGCTGGCACACGATGGTGCGGGTATCGGGGTGGCGATGGGTGAGGTCAAGGCGCGGGAGTTGGCGACGGCCGCCGGCTTCAGCGCTTTTATCCACCTGCCGGTGGAAGACGACTTCGCGGTGTTGTATGAATTGCGCCCATAG
- a CDS encoding glutathione S-transferase family protein has protein sequence MKLYNSVTAPNPRRVRIFLAEKNIQVPTVDMDLSKGASRTPEFLAINPMGGVPVLELDDGTNIAETVAICRYFEETHPQPALFGRGAKNMAVVEMWQRRTELYIFETITNIFRNQSDFFKGRVHQVPEYGEVERGHLMPRLQWLDRELAQRRFIAGDEYSIADITLTVALMLAPRANVAIDPKLTHLNRWFAEMAQRPSFKA, from the coding sequence ATGAAGCTCTACAATAGCGTCACTGCCCCCAATCCCCGCCGTGTACGCATCTTTTTGGCGGAAAAAAATATCCAGGTGCCCACCGTTGACATGGACTTGAGTAAGGGCGCCAGCCGCACTCCGGAATTTCTGGCGATCAATCCGATGGGAGGCGTGCCGGTGCTAGAGCTGGACGACGGCACCAACATCGCCGAGACGGTAGCGATCTGCCGCTACTTCGAGGAAACCCATCCGCAGCCCGCGCTCTTCGGCCGCGGCGCCAAGAACATGGCAGTCGTGGAAATGTGGCAGCGGCGCACCGAGCTCTACATCTTCGAAACCATCACCAACATCTTTCGCAACCAGAGCGATTTCTTCAAAGGCCGCGTACATCAGGTGCCCGAGTATGGCGAAGTCGAGCGCGGCCATCTGATGCCGCGGCTGCAATGGCTGGACCGAGAACTGGCCCAACGCCGTTTCATCGCCGGCGACGAATACTCGATTGCCGACATCACCTTGACCGTGGCCTTGATGCTGGCCCCGCGAGCCAATGTCGCGATCGACCCCAAGCTGACCCATCTCAACCGTTGGTTTGCCGAGATGGCGCAGCGCCCCAGCTTCAAGGCCTAG
- a CDS encoding MFS transporter, with protein sequence MSLDNLPQPSVHSGPKPMSYFVVPLIVGCALFMEMLDSTVIVTALPAMARSLHENPITLNLAITAYLMSLGVFIPISGWVADRFGARKVFRCAIVLFTLGSMLCGMSQSLPELVVFRVMQGFGGAMMTPVGRLVVLRSVQKADLVQAMSYLTVPSMLGPVVGPPVGGFIVTYYSWRWIFYINVPICILGLILVTLFIDDLPPTVVPRLDIRGFLLTGVGLAGLSFGFETVGRGVVAPWLIGLAMAAGLLLTALYVRHARRVKDPIVSLALLAIPTFQAANTGGSLFRMGMGAMPFLLALLLQIAFGLSPFLSGLLIFANASGAFLMKFSVHPVVRAFGFRPVLIVNGLLSAISIGVCALFTSTTPHSVIAVVLLLGGFFQSLQFTSLNALCYADVPSRLTSHASTFATMAQQLSFSFGVALAAMILHLGLSLHGRTVLSVHEIAPALLLISLLPLVAVLLFVPLAADAGHEVSGRRQPAVLETAASLE encoded by the coding sequence ATGAGCCTGGATAATTTGCCCCAGCCCTCAGTACACAGTGGCCCCAAGCCAATGTCCTACTTCGTGGTGCCTCTGATCGTTGGCTGTGCCCTATTCATGGAGATGCTGGATTCCACGGTGATCGTGACCGCACTGCCTGCGATGGCGCGCTCGCTGCACGAAAACCCGATCACCCTGAACCTGGCGATTACCGCCTACCTGATGAGCTTGGGGGTGTTTATCCCGATCAGCGGCTGGGTAGCCGATCGCTTCGGCGCGCGCAAAGTCTTTCGCTGCGCCATCGTTCTGTTCACCTTGGGCTCGATGTTATGCGGGATGTCGCAGTCCTTGCCCGAGTTGGTGGTGTTCCGCGTCATGCAGGGCTTTGGCGGCGCCATGATGACGCCGGTAGGACGGCTAGTGGTGCTGCGCAGCGTGCAAAAGGCCGACCTGGTACAAGCGATGTCCTACCTCACCGTACCCTCGATGCTGGGGCCGGTGGTGGGACCGCCGGTGGGAGGCTTTATCGTCACCTACTACTCCTGGCGCTGGATTTTCTATATCAACGTACCGATCTGCATCCTGGGCCTAATCCTGGTCACGTTGTTTATCGACGACCTACCGCCCACCGTGGTCCCCCGCCTAGATATCCGCGGCTTCCTGCTGACCGGCGTGGGACTGGCCGGATTGAGTTTCGGATTTGAGACCGTGGGTCGCGGCGTGGTCGCGCCTTGGCTGATCGGGCTTGCTATGGCGGCCGGCTTGCTCTTGACTGCGCTCTACGTGCGTCACGCCCGACGGGTCAAGGACCCGATCGTATCGCTGGCCTTGTTGGCGATACCAACCTTTCAGGCCGCCAACACCGGCGGCAGCTTGTTTCGGATGGGCATGGGCGCGATGCCCTTTCTGCTCGCCCTGCTGCTGCAAATCGCCTTCGGCTTGAGTCCGTTTTTGTCCGGGCTACTGATTTTCGCCAACGCCAGCGGCGCCTTCCTGATGAAATTTAGCGTCCATCCAGTAGTGCGCGCGTTCGGCTTTCGCCCGGTGCTGATCGTTAACGGCTTGCTCAGCGCGATCTCCATCGGCGTTTGCGCCCTGTTCACCAGCACGACGCCGCACAGCGTCATCGCCGTGGTATTGCTGCTCGGCGGATTTTTCCAATCACTTCAATTCACCAGCCTCAATGCGCTGTGCTATGCCGATGTCCCCTCACGCCTGACCAGCCACGCCTCCACCTTCGCCACCATGGCGCAGCAGTTGTCCTTCAGCTTCGGGGTTGCCCTGGCCGCGATGATTCTGCACCTTGGCCTGAGCCTGCACGGCCGCACGGTCCTGAGCGTGCATGAGATCGCGCCAGCATTGCTGCTGATCTCGCTTTTACCGCTGGTCGCGGTGTTGCTCTTCGTACCACTGGCGGCTGATGCCGGACACGAAGTCAGTGGCCGGCGCCAACCGGCGGTTTTAGAAACCGCCGCTAGCCTGGAATAG
- a CDS encoding amidase family protein, with the protein MPNHAAAQAAQEVWNLSAIQVAARIRAGSLRAEEYAAQLLERLDRYQVLNLVTWIDRARLLEQARAVDRRREQGLPLGPLAGLPIIIKDNIDTVGFATSAGTPSLKGYRPASDAPVVQALLQAGALVFAKANMHELALGGTSSNPTFGFVKNPYDPDRVPGGSSGGTAAAIAARVVPAGLGTDTAGSVRMPAAVCGIAGLRPSTARGRKAYSAQGVVPLTLRFDTIGPMARTVAEVALLDSVITSRPLPSPARLAGLRLGLPRGFYWREIDSQIDSVIERALGRLGRAGVTFVDVDMNDLLVAASDAFWTLSCESSQDLTDFLAANHPQLSLAEVVAQVASPDVKVLLAARDEPRSSALLVRARELYDTIGNAYRRVFELNRLDALLFPTVPFVTHPIARPAQGRLIRNTVPSGMFGTPGLNLPVGLTSDQMPVGMELEGLPGGDAQLLGLGLALEGVLGPLPAPR; encoded by the coding sequence ATGCCCAACCATGCAGCCGCTCAAGCGGCCCAAGAAGTCTGGAATCTCAGCGCGATCCAAGTCGCGGCCAGGATTCGGGCCGGTAGCCTTCGCGCCGAGGAGTACGCCGCCCAACTGCTCGAGCGGCTGGATCGCTATCAGGTCCTCAATCTGGTTACCTGGATCGATCGGGCACGCCTGCTTGAGCAGGCGCGCGCCGTTGACCGCAGGCGCGAACAGGGTTTGCCGCTGGGACCCCTGGCCGGACTGCCGATTATCATCAAGGACAATATTGATACTGTCGGCTTTGCCACTTCCGCTGGCACGCCCAGCCTCAAGGGTTATCGCCCCGCGAGCGATGCGCCGGTGGTCCAAGCGCTACTCCAAGCGGGGGCGCTGGTCTTCGCCAAGGCCAACATGCACGAGCTGGCTTTGGGCGGAACCTCCTCCAACCCGACTTTCGGCTTCGTCAAGAATCCCTATGACCCCGACCGGGTGCCCGGCGGCTCCAGCGGCGGGACGGCCGCCGCGATCGCGGCCCGGGTTGTGCCCGCCGGGCTGGGCACGGACACGGCCGGTTCGGTGCGGATGCCGGCGGCAGTATGCGGCATCGCGGGCTTGCGCCCCTCCACCGCACGCGGCCGTAAAGCCTACTCAGCTCAAGGGGTGGTACCGCTGACCCTGCGCTTTGATACGATCGGCCCGATGGCGCGCACGGTGGCCGAGGTGGCCCTGCTCGATAGCGTCATTACCAGCCGGCCGCTGCCGTCCCCGGCGCGCTTGGCGGGTCTGCGGCTGGGGCTGCCACGCGGCTTCTACTGGCGCGAGATCGATTCCCAGATCGACAGCGTCATCGAGCGTGCACTCGGCCGCCTTGGCCGGGCCGGGGTAACGTTCGTCGACGTTGACATGAACGATTTGCTGGTGGCCGCCAGCGACGCCTTCTGGACCCTGTCGTGCGAGTCCAGCCAGGATCTCACGGATTTTCTTGCCGCTAACCATCCCCAGCTCTCGCTAGCGGAGGTGGTGGCGCAGGTAGCCAGCCCCGACGTTAAGGTCTTACTTGCAGCGCGCGACGAGCCTCGGTCCTCGGCGCTGTTGGTCCGTGCGCGCGAACTCTATGACACGATCGGCAACGCCTACCGCCGGGTCTTTGAGCTCAACCGGCTGGATGCCTTGCTGTTTCCGACTGTGCCCTTTGTCACCCACCCAATCGCGCGGCCGGCCCAGGGCCGCCTGATTCGCAACACCGTGCCTAGCGGAATGTTCGGCACTCCGGGGCTCAATCTCCCGGTGGGGCTTACCTCCGACCAGATGCCAGTCGGGATGGAGTTGGAGGGGTTGCCCGGCGGCGACGCTCAGCTACTGGGGCTGGGGCTCGCGCTGGAAGGGGTTTTGGGGCCTTTGCCGGCCCCGCGATAA
- a CDS encoding acetate--CoA ligase has protein sequence MDVVSPIIKRWQQAAVDSERFWAEAAQAVHWWRSWDRVFEPQPPAFRWFSGATTNLSYNCLDLQVARGRGGHAALIAEHESGTRRVLTYAQLLYEVKKVAAALRAAGVKVGDRVAIYMPTMPEAIVAMLAITRIGAIHLVVFAGFGSSALAERCRLADAKILLAADTTMRKGQMVDLWRIVKESLREPNCPVRKIVLLSRAETPPDLRPGRDQSWAEFIAQGEGHSSDWVAMEANEPAYVLPTSGTTASPKLAVHSHGAYQVGIRSTAAWCYGLKPEDVWWAMSDIGWVVGHSFIVYAPLLIGCTTVAFEGALDHPGPQTFYRLIAHNRVTALFTAPTAVRMLMRAGLEPARGFDLESVQRIFCAGEALNVPAWQWLQRDVFEDRVPVMDHWWQTETGGPVVGNPYGLHLLPIKPGSAGIALPGFEVEVRTVEGERCAPNEKGILVIKRPFPGLTATIWNDPQRYARDYWERIPGVYFTGDAAHIDEDGYVWFSGRADDIIKVAGHRIGTVEVETAFLEHSAVAESGVTGQPDDLRGELIAAFVALKPGFEPSIALERELRQTVRNKLGAVAVLGPINFVAMLPKTRSGKIMRRVLKAVVLNRDPGDISTIEDEGSVEDLRAAWQRMRVDLGERTTQ, from the coding sequence ATGGATGTCGTTAGTCCGATCATCAAGCGGTGGCAGCAGGCCGCCGTCGATAGCGAGCGGTTTTGGGCCGAGGCTGCCCAGGCGGTACATTGGTGGCGGAGCTGGGACCGGGTCTTCGAGCCGCAGCCGCCCGCCTTTCGCTGGTTTAGCGGTGCCACCACCAACCTTTCCTATAATTGTCTGGACCTGCAAGTCGCGCGCGGGCGCGGCGGCCACGCCGCCCTGATTGCCGAGCATGAAAGCGGCACCCGCCGCGTGCTGACCTACGCCCAACTGCTTTATGAGGTGAAGAAAGTGGCGGCCGCGTTGCGAGCAGCGGGAGTCAAAGTCGGCGATCGAGTCGCGATCTACATGCCTACGATGCCCGAGGCGATCGTGGCGATGTTGGCTATCACCCGCATCGGCGCCATTCACCTGGTGGTCTTCGCCGGCTTCGGCAGTAGCGCTCTGGCCGAGCGCTGCCGCCTGGCTGACGCCAAAATTCTGTTGGCCGCCGACACCACCATGCGAAAGGGGCAAATGGTGGATCTGTGGCGGATCGTCAAGGAATCCTTGCGCGAACCCAACTGCCCAGTGCGGAAAATCGTCCTTCTGTCGCGTGCCGAAACCCCGCCTGATCTCCGGCCCGGGCGCGACCAGAGTTGGGCGGAGTTCATAGCCCAGGGCGAGGGCCATTCCAGCGACTGGGTTGCGATGGAGGCTAACGAACCGGCCTATGTGCTACCCACCTCGGGCACCACCGCGTCTCCCAAGCTGGCGGTCCATAGCCATGGCGCCTACCAGGTCGGGATTCGCAGCACGGCGGCGTGGTGTTACGGCCTCAAGCCCGAGGATGTGTGGTGGGCGATGTCCGACATTGGGTGGGTCGTGGGCCACAGCTTTATCGTTTATGCGCCGCTACTGATTGGTTGTACCACCGTCGCATTTGAGGGCGCGCTGGATCATCCCGGGCCGCAGACCTTCTATCGTCTGATCGCCCACAACCGCGTCACTGCACTCTTCACCGCTCCCACCGCGGTGCGAATGCTTATGCGAGCCGGGCTGGAACCGGCGCGTGGGTTTGATCTGGAGTCGGTTCAACGCATCTTTTGCGCGGGCGAAGCGCTCAACGTTCCGGCCTGGCAATGGTTGCAGCGAGACGTGTTCGAGGACCGGGTTCCGGTCATGGACCATTGGTGGCAGACCGAAACTGGCGGGCCGGTAGTAGGCAATCCCTACGGGCTGCATCTGTTACCCATTAAGCCCGGTTCAGCCGGTATTGCCTTGCCCGGCTTCGAGGTCGAAGTGCGCACTGTGGAGGGCGAGCGATGCGCCCCCAACGAAAAGGGTATTTTGGTAATCAAGCGACCCTTTCCCGGCTTGACGGCTACGATCTGGAACGATCCCCAACGCTACGCCCGCGACTATTGGGAACGCATCCCGGGGGTCTATTTCACCGGCGACGCGGCCCATATCGATGAGGACGGATACGTCTGGTTCAGCGGGCGGGCCGACGACATCATCAAGGTGGCCGGCCATCGGATCGGCACGGTGGAGGTCGAAACCGCCTTTTTGGAACATTCCGCGGTAGCGGAATCCGGAGTGACTGGACAACCCGACGATCTGCGCGGGGAATTGATCGCCGCGTTTGTCGCGCTCAAGCCCGGTTTCGAGCCTTCCATCGCTCTGGAACGCGAATTGCGGCAGACCGTGCGCAATAAACTGGGAGCGGTGGCAGTCCTGGGCCCGATCAATTTTGTCGCTATGCTGCCCAAGACCCGTAGCGGCAAGATCATGCGCAGGGTCCTCAAGGCGGTGGTTCTCAACCGCGATCCCGGCGATATTTCTACCATCGAAGATGAGGGCTCGGTGGAGGATCTGCGTGCGGCCTGGCAGCGTATGCGCGTGGACCTGGGCGAGCGCACCACCCAATAA
- a CDS encoding MerR family transcriptional regulator: protein MDQLTIGKVARKAGLRTSAIRYYERHKILPPSSRMPNGYRVYREDTVELLQFLQRAQAFGMTLRQIRELMQLTNQGGAQCDRVQDLARHHLREVDQKIQALESLRTQLKVLLRKCSARRTNQACPLVEGTVAN from the coding sequence ATGGACCAATTGACCATCGGGAAGGTCGCGCGCAAGGCCGGTCTTCGGACCTCGGCGATTCGTTACTACGAGCGGCACAAGATTCTTCCTCCTTCCTCGCGGATGCCCAACGGTTACCGGGTCTATCGTGAAGATACCGTGGAGTTGCTGCAGTTTTTGCAGCGGGCGCAGGCTTTTGGGATGACCTTGCGGCAAATTCGCGAACTCATGCAGCTCACTAATCAGGGTGGCGCGCAATGCGACCGGGTACAGGACTTGGCCCGCCATCACTTGCGCGAGGTTGACCAAAAAATCCAGGCCTTGGAGAGTCTACGCACTCAGCTGAAGGTGCTGCTGCGCAAATGTTCGGCTCGCCGCACCAATCAAGCTTGTCCGTTGGTCGAGGGCACGGTCGCGAACTGA
- a CDS encoding response regulator: protein MSMRRTGYILSAEDSANDQALMQMVLAESEADCDLVFVDDGVQVLDFLYRRGQFANRQRANPLAILLDIKMPRLTGIEVLRRLKQDPDFRTIPIIMFTSSGERPDVESCYNLGVNAYVVKAMDFDQFSESLKVLRHFWTQINQPPTVAG from the coding sequence ATGAGCATGCGCAGGACTGGATATATTTTAAGCGCCGAGGACAGCGCCAACGATCAGGCGCTGATGCAGATGGTGTTGGCCGAAAGCGAGGCTGACTGCGATTTGGTATTCGTCGATGATGGCGTGCAGGTCTTGGATTTCCTCTATCGCCGGGGGCAGTTTGCCAATCGTCAACGCGCCAACCCGCTGGCTATCCTGCTCGACATCAAAATGCCTCGACTCACTGGGATCGAGGTCCTACGTCGGCTCAAACAGGACCCTGATTTTCGCACTATTCCAATTATCATGTTCACCTCCTCGGGCGAGCGGCCGGATGTCGAGAGTTGTTACAATCTGGGTGTCAACGCTTACGTGGTCAAAGCCATGGACTTCGATCAATTCAGTGAAAGCCTCAAAGTCCTGCGACATTTCTGGACCCAAATCAATCAACCTCCTACCGTCGCCGGTTGA